In the genome of Globicephala melas chromosome 3, mGloMel1.2, whole genome shotgun sequence, one region contains:
- the TCF3 gene encoding transcription factor E2-alpha isoform X10, translated as MNQPQRMAPVGTDKELSDLLDFSMMFPLPVANGKSRPTSLAGAQFGSSGLEDRPSSGSWGTGEQNSSSFDPSRTYGDGAHFSESHGTLASSTFLGPGLGGKGGERGVYTPFGRDAGVGSLTQASFLPSELALSSPGPLSPSVVKGGSHYYSYSGHPRRRAADGGLDTQPKKVRKVPPGLPSSVYPPSSGDDYSRDTTAYPPTKTPSGTYPASFYMADGSLHPSAELWSPPGQVGFGPMLGGGSSPLPLPAGGGSSVGGSGSGGFGGLHQHERMGYQLHGAEVNGGLPAVSTFSSAPTGAYSSVSSHTPPVSGADSLLGSRGTTAGSSGDALGKALASIYSPDQSSNNFSSSPSTPVGSPQGLAGTSQWPRAGAPGALSPSYDGGLHGLQSKMEDHLDEAIHVLRSHAVGTAGDVHGLLPGHGPLASGFAGAVMPLGGRHAGLVGGSHSEDGLSSSGGLVHNHVALPDLSRPPDSYSDLGRGAAPGPGDIKREEQEDGENVAADTAEDEKKDLKAPRTRTSPDEDEDDLLPPEQKAEREKERRVANNARERLRVRDINEAFKELGRMCQLHLNSEKPQTKLLILHQAVSVILNLEQQSVT; from the exons ATGAACCAGCCACAGAGGATGGCGCCCGTGGGCACGGACAAGGAGCTCAGTGATCTCCTAGACTTCAGCATG ATGTTCCCCCTGCCGGTGGCCAATGGGAAGAGCCGGCCCACCTCCCTGGCCGGGGCCCAGTTTGGAAGCTCAG GTCTCGAGGACCGGCCCAGTTCGGGCTCGTGGGGCACCGGCGAGCAGAACAGTTCCTCCTTCGACCCCAGCCGG ACCTACGGTGATGGCGCCCACTTCAGTGAGTCCCACGGCACCCTCGCTTCGTCCACATTCCTGGGACCTGGGCTCGGAG GCAAGGGCGGCGAGCGGGGCGTGTACACCCCCTTTGGGAGAGACGCAGGGGTCGGCAGCCTGACTCAG gcCAGCTTCCTGCCCAGCGAGCTGGCCCTCAGCAGCCCGGGGCCGCTGTCGCCCTCGGTCGTCAAAGGCGGGTCCCACTATTACTCCTACTCCGGTCACCCTCGGCGGAGAGCTGCAGATGGCGGCCTGG ACACGCAGCCCAAGAAAGTCCGGAAAGTGCCACCGGGTCTCCCATCCTCG GTGTACCCACCCAGCTCAGGTGATGATTACAGCAGGGACACCACCGCCTACCCACCCACCAAGACCCCCAGCGGCACCTACCCTGCCTCCTTCTACATGGCAG ACGGCAGCCTGCACCCCTCGGCCGAGCTCTGGAGCCCCCCAGGCCAGGTGGGCTTCGGGCCCATGCTGGGCGGGGGCTCATCCCCCCTGCCCCTCCCGGCAGGTGGCGGCAGCTCCGTAGGTGGCAGTGGCAGCGGTGGGTTTGGCGGCCTGCACCAGCACGAGCGCATG GGCTACCAGCTGCACGGAGCAGAGGTGAACGGCGGGCTCCCGGCTGTGTCCACCTTTTCCTCGGCCCCCACGGGCGCCTACAGCAGCGTCTCCAGCCACACACCCCCTGTCAGCGGGGCCGACAGCCTCCTGG GCTCCCGTGGAACCACGGCCGGCAGCTCTGGGGACGCCCTTGGGAAGGCGCTGGCCTCG ATCTACTCCCCAGACCAGTCAAGCAATAACTTCTCATCCAGCCCCTCCACCCCCGTGGGCTCCCCACAGGGCCTAGCAG GGACGTCACAGTGGCCTCGAGCAGGAGCCCCCGGTGCCTTATCGCCCAGCTACGATGGGGGTCTCCACGGCCTG CAGAGCAAGATGGAGGACCACCTGGACGAGGCCATCCACGTCCTCCGCAGCCACGCTGTGGGCACAGCGGGGGACGTGCACGGACTGCTGCCCGGCCACGGGCCGCTGGCCTCAGGCTTTGCTGGCGCTGTCATGCCACTGGGCGGGCGGCATGCtggcctg GTGGGCGGCAGCCACTCGGAGGACGGCCTCTCCAGCAGTGGCGGCCTCGTGCACAACCACGTGGCCCTCCCCGACCTCTCCCGGCCGCCTGACTCCTACAGCG ATCTCGGGCGCGGCGCCGCCCCAGGGCCCGGCGACATCAAGCGGGAGGAGCAGGAGGACGGAGAGAACGTGGCAGCCGACACCGCCGAGGACGAGAAGAAGGACCTCAAGGCCCCGCGCACCAGGACCAG CccggacgaggacgaggacgaccTTCTCCCCCCAGAGCAGAAGGCTGAGCGGGAGAAGGAGCGCCGGGTGGCCAATAACGCGCGGGAGCGGCTGCGGGTCCGAGACATCAATGAGGCTTTTAAGGAGCTGGGGCGCATGTGCCAGCTGCAcctcaacagtgagaagccccagACCAAACTGCTCATCCTGCACCAGGCCGTGTCGGTCATCCTGAACCTGGAGCAGCAG
- the TCF3 gene encoding transcription factor E2-alpha isoform X6 — translation MNQPQRMAPVGTDKELSDLLDFSMMFPLPVANGKSRPTSLAGAQFGSSGLEDRPSSGSWGTGEQNSSSFDPSRTYGDGAHFSESHGTLASSTFLGPGLGGKGGERGVYTPFGRDAGVGSLTQASFLPSELALSSPGPLSPSVVKGGSHYYSYSGHPRRRAADGGLDTQPKKVRKVPPGLPSSVYPPSSGDDYSRDTTAYPPTKTPSGTYPASFYMADGSLHPSAELWSPPGQVGFGPMLGGGSSPLPLPAGGGSSVGGSGSGGFGGLHQHERMGYQLHGAEVNGGLPAVSTFSSAPTGAYSSVSSHTPPVSGADSLLGSRGTTAGSSGDALGKALASIYSPDQSSNNFSSSPSTPVGSPQGLAGTSQWPRAGAPGALSPSYDGGLHGLQSKMEDHLDEAIHVLRSHAVGTAGDVHGLLPGHGPLASGFAGAVMPLGGRHAGLVGGSHSEDGLSSSGGLVHNHVALPDLSRPPDSYSDLGRGAAPGPGDIKREEQEDGENVAADTAEDEKKDLKAPRTRTSPDEDEDDLLPPEQKAEREKERRVANNARERLRVRDINEAFKELGRMCQLHLNSEKPQTKLLILHQAVSVILNLEQQYGGGAVPGGERPEGPGEAHGQ, via the exons ATGAACCAGCCACAGAGGATGGCGCCCGTGGGCACGGACAAGGAGCTCAGTGATCTCCTAGACTTCAGCATG ATGTTCCCCCTGCCGGTGGCCAATGGGAAGAGCCGGCCCACCTCCCTGGCCGGGGCCCAGTTTGGAAGCTCAG GTCTCGAGGACCGGCCCAGTTCGGGCTCGTGGGGCACCGGCGAGCAGAACAGTTCCTCCTTCGACCCCAGCCGG ACCTACGGTGATGGCGCCCACTTCAGTGAGTCCCACGGCACCCTCGCTTCGTCCACATTCCTGGGACCTGGGCTCGGAG GCAAGGGCGGCGAGCGGGGCGTGTACACCCCCTTTGGGAGAGACGCAGGGGTCGGCAGCCTGACTCAG gcCAGCTTCCTGCCCAGCGAGCTGGCCCTCAGCAGCCCGGGGCCGCTGTCGCCCTCGGTCGTCAAAGGCGGGTCCCACTATTACTCCTACTCCGGTCACCCTCGGCGGAGAGCTGCAGATGGCGGCCTGG ACACGCAGCCCAAGAAAGTCCGGAAAGTGCCACCGGGTCTCCCATCCTCG GTGTACCCACCCAGCTCAGGTGATGATTACAGCAGGGACACCACCGCCTACCCACCCACCAAGACCCCCAGCGGCACCTACCCTGCCTCCTTCTACATGGCAG ACGGCAGCCTGCACCCCTCGGCCGAGCTCTGGAGCCCCCCAGGCCAGGTGGGCTTCGGGCCCATGCTGGGCGGGGGCTCATCCCCCCTGCCCCTCCCGGCAGGTGGCGGCAGCTCCGTAGGTGGCAGTGGCAGCGGTGGGTTTGGCGGCCTGCACCAGCACGAGCGCATG GGCTACCAGCTGCACGGAGCAGAGGTGAACGGCGGGCTCCCGGCTGTGTCCACCTTTTCCTCGGCCCCCACGGGCGCCTACAGCAGCGTCTCCAGCCACACACCCCCTGTCAGCGGGGCCGACAGCCTCCTGG GCTCCCGTGGAACCACGGCCGGCAGCTCTGGGGACGCCCTTGGGAAGGCGCTGGCCTCG ATCTACTCCCCAGACCAGTCAAGCAATAACTTCTCATCCAGCCCCTCCACCCCCGTGGGCTCCCCACAGGGCCTAGCAG GGACGTCACAGTGGCCTCGAGCAGGAGCCCCCGGTGCCTTATCGCCCAGCTACGATGGGGGTCTCCACGGCCTG CAGAGCAAGATGGAGGACCACCTGGACGAGGCCATCCACGTCCTCCGCAGCCACGCTGTGGGCACAGCGGGGGACGTGCACGGACTGCTGCCCGGCCACGGGCCGCTGGCCTCAGGCTTTGCTGGCGCTGTCATGCCACTGGGCGGGCGGCATGCtggcctg GTGGGCGGCAGCCACTCGGAGGACGGCCTCTCCAGCAGTGGCGGCCTCGTGCACAACCACGTGGCCCTCCCCGACCTCTCCCGGCCGCCTGACTCCTACAGCG ATCTCGGGCGCGGCGCCGCCCCAGGGCCCGGCGACATCAAGCGGGAGGAGCAGGAGGACGGAGAGAACGTGGCAGCCGACACCGCCGAGGACGAGAAGAAGGACCTCAAGGCCCCGCGCACCAGGACCAG CccggacgaggacgaggacgaccTTCTCCCCCCAGAGCAGAAGGCTGAGCGGGAGAAGGAGCGCCGGGTGGCCAATAACGCGCGGGAGCGGCTGCGGGTCCGAGACATCAATGAGGCTTTTAAGGAGCTGGGGCGCATGTGCCAGCTGCAcctcaacagtgagaagccccagACCAAACTGCTCATCCTGCACCAGGCCGTGTCGGTCATCCTGAACCTGGAGCAGCAG
- the TCF3 gene encoding transcription factor E2-alpha isoform X11, with protein MNQPQRMAPVGTDKELSDLLDFSMMFPLPVANGKSRPTSLAGAQFGSSGLEDRPSSGSWGTGEQNSSSFDPSRTYGDGAHFSESHGTLASSTFLGPGLGGKGGERGVYTPFGRDAGVGSLTQASFLPSELALSSPGPLSPSVVKGGSHYYSYSGHPRRRAADGGLDTQPKKVRKVPPGLPSSVYPPSSGDDYSRDTTAYPPTKTPSGTYPASFYMADGSLHPSAELWSPPGQVGFGPMLGGGSSPLPLPAGGGSSVGGSGSGGFGGLHQHERMGYQLHGAEVNGGLPAVSTFSSAPTGAYSSVSSHTPPVSGADSLLGSRGTTAGSSGDALGKALASIYSPDQSSNNFSSSPSTPVGSPQGLAGTSQWPRAGAPGALSPSYDGGLHGLQSKMEDHLDEAIHVLRSHAVGTAGDVHGLLPGHGPLASGFAGAVMPLGGRHAGLVGGSHSEDGLSSSGGLVHNHVALPDLSRPPDSYSDLGRGAAPGPGDIKREEQEDGENVAADTAEDEKKDLKAPRTRTRRLSGRRSAGWPITRGSGCGSETSMRLLRSWGACASCTSTVRSPRPNCSSCTRPCRSS; from the exons ATGAACCAGCCACAGAGGATGGCGCCCGTGGGCACGGACAAGGAGCTCAGTGATCTCCTAGACTTCAGCATG ATGTTCCCCCTGCCGGTGGCCAATGGGAAGAGCCGGCCCACCTCCCTGGCCGGGGCCCAGTTTGGAAGCTCAG GTCTCGAGGACCGGCCCAGTTCGGGCTCGTGGGGCACCGGCGAGCAGAACAGTTCCTCCTTCGACCCCAGCCGG ACCTACGGTGATGGCGCCCACTTCAGTGAGTCCCACGGCACCCTCGCTTCGTCCACATTCCTGGGACCTGGGCTCGGAG GCAAGGGCGGCGAGCGGGGCGTGTACACCCCCTTTGGGAGAGACGCAGGGGTCGGCAGCCTGACTCAG gcCAGCTTCCTGCCCAGCGAGCTGGCCCTCAGCAGCCCGGGGCCGCTGTCGCCCTCGGTCGTCAAAGGCGGGTCCCACTATTACTCCTACTCCGGTCACCCTCGGCGGAGAGCTGCAGATGGCGGCCTGG ACACGCAGCCCAAGAAAGTCCGGAAAGTGCCACCGGGTCTCCCATCCTCG GTGTACCCACCCAGCTCAGGTGATGATTACAGCAGGGACACCACCGCCTACCCACCCACCAAGACCCCCAGCGGCACCTACCCTGCCTCCTTCTACATGGCAG ACGGCAGCCTGCACCCCTCGGCCGAGCTCTGGAGCCCCCCAGGCCAGGTGGGCTTCGGGCCCATGCTGGGCGGGGGCTCATCCCCCCTGCCCCTCCCGGCAGGTGGCGGCAGCTCCGTAGGTGGCAGTGGCAGCGGTGGGTTTGGCGGCCTGCACCAGCACGAGCGCATG GGCTACCAGCTGCACGGAGCAGAGGTGAACGGCGGGCTCCCGGCTGTGTCCACCTTTTCCTCGGCCCCCACGGGCGCCTACAGCAGCGTCTCCAGCCACACACCCCCTGTCAGCGGGGCCGACAGCCTCCTGG GCTCCCGTGGAACCACGGCCGGCAGCTCTGGGGACGCCCTTGGGAAGGCGCTGGCCTCG ATCTACTCCCCAGACCAGTCAAGCAATAACTTCTCATCCAGCCCCTCCACCCCCGTGGGCTCCCCACAGGGCCTAGCAG GGACGTCACAGTGGCCTCGAGCAGGAGCCCCCGGTGCCTTATCGCCCAGCTACGATGGGGGTCTCCACGGCCTG CAGAGCAAGATGGAGGACCACCTGGACGAGGCCATCCACGTCCTCCGCAGCCACGCTGTGGGCACAGCGGGGGACGTGCACGGACTGCTGCCCGGCCACGGGCCGCTGGCCTCAGGCTTTGCTGGCGCTGTCATGCCACTGGGCGGGCGGCATGCtggcctg GTGGGCGGCAGCCACTCGGAGGACGGCCTCTCCAGCAGTGGCGGCCTCGTGCACAACCACGTGGCCCTCCCCGACCTCTCCCGGCCGCCTGACTCCTACAGCG ATCTCGGGCGCGGCGCCGCCCCAGGGCCCGGCGACATCAAGCGGGAGGAGCAGGAGGACGGAGAGAACGTGGCAGCCGACACCGCCGAGGACGAGAAGAAGGACCTCAAGGCCCCGCGCACCAGGACCAG AAGGCTGAGCGGGAGAAGGAGCGCCGGGTGGCCAATAACGCGCGGGAGCGGCTGCGGGTCCGAGACATCAATGAGGCTTTTAAGGAGCTGGGGCGCATGTGCCAGCTGCAcctcaacagtgagaagccccagACCAAACTGCTCATCCTGCACCAGGCCGTGTCGGTCATCCTGA